In Mycobacterium sp. Aquia_216, a genomic segment contains:
- a CDS encoding tetratricopeptide repeat protein, producing MGDDRQRHNGERRPRSTSGWSGPGRARPAQPRNATGGADRPADNGPAIPPGVDAKQLSPEIRGELSTLDRTTADAVARHLVAAGELMDEDPEAALNHARAARARSSRIAAIREAVGIAAYRCGDWAQALSELRAARRMGSKSSLLALIADCERGLGRPERAIELSRGEEAAQLSGDDADELRIVVAGARADLGQLEQALTLLSTPQLDPGRTGSMAARLFYAYADTLLALGRNDEALQWFLHSAAADTDGITDAEDRVGELGSRDEK from the coding sequence GTGGGCGACGACAGGCAGCGTCACAACGGCGAACGACGGCCGCGCTCGACGTCTGGGTGGTCGGGACCGGGCCGGGCCCGCCCGGCCCAGCCGCGGAACGCTACCGGCGGCGCCGATCGCCCTGCGGACAACGGGCCCGCGATACCGCCCGGGGTGGACGCCAAACAGCTGTCACCCGAAATCCGCGGTGAGCTGAGCACCTTGGACCGGACCACCGCCGACGCGGTGGCCCGCCACCTGGTCGCCGCGGGTGAACTGATGGACGAAGACCCGGAAGCCGCGCTGAACCACGCGCGTGCGGCCCGGGCCCGGTCCAGCAGGATCGCCGCCATTCGCGAGGCCGTCGGGATCGCGGCCTACCGCTGCGGCGATTGGGCCCAGGCACTGTCCGAATTGCGTGCCGCCCGCCGGATGGGCAGCAAGTCCTCGTTGCTTGCTCTGATCGCGGATTGTGAACGCGGCCTTGGCCGCCCGGAGCGGGCGATCGAACTGTCCCGCGGTGAAGAAGCGGCCCAGCTCAGCGGTGACGACGCCGACGAGCTGCGCATCGTGGTCGCCGGCGCCCGCGCCGATCTCGGGCAGCTCGAGCAGGCGCTGACCCTGTTGTCCACGCCGCAACTGGACCCGGGCCGCACCGGCTCGATGGCCGCGCGGTTGTTCTACGCCTACGCCGACACCCTGCTGGCGCTGGGCCGCAACGACGAAGCGCTGCAATGGTTCTTGCATTCCGCGGCCGCCGACACCGACGGCATCACCGATGCCGAAGACCGGGTCGGCGAGCTGGGCTCAAGAGACGAAAAGTGA
- the tyrS gene encoding tyrosine--tRNA ligase: MILDELGWRGLIAQSTDLDALAAEVQRGPLTVYAGFDPTAPSLHAGHLVPLLALRRFQRAGHRPIVLAGGATGMIGDPREVGERSLHQAGTVAEWTERIRGQLERFVDFDDSPTGAIVANNLDWTGQLSAIEFLRDLGKHFSVNVMLDRDTIRRRLEGDGISYTEFSYMLLQANDYVELHQRHGCALQIGGSDQWGNIIAGVRLVRQKLGAAVHALTVPLVTAADGTKFGKSTGGGNLWLDPQLTTPYAWYQYFVNTADADVIRYLRWFTFLSADELAELEQVTAERPQQRAAQRRLATELTVLVHGEEATAAVEHASRALFGQGELDRLDEATLAAALRETAPEGQVAELKPGGPDGIVDLLVASGLSASKGAARRTIGEGGVYVNNVRVDSDEWTPQAADFLNGRWLVLRRGKRNIAGIERV; this comes from the coding sequence GTGATCCTCGACGAGCTGGGCTGGCGTGGGCTGATCGCGCAGTCCACCGACCTCGATGCCCTGGCCGCCGAAGTGCAGCGCGGACCGCTGACGGTGTACGCCGGGTTCGACCCCACCGCGCCGAGCTTGCACGCGGGGCATCTGGTGCCGCTGCTGGCATTGCGGCGCTTTCAGCGGGCCGGCCATCGTCCGATCGTCCTGGCGGGCGGCGCCACCGGCATGATCGGGGACCCGCGTGAGGTCGGCGAGCGCAGTCTGCATCAGGCGGGCACCGTCGCCGAGTGGACCGAACGGATTCGCGGACAGCTGGAACGCTTCGTCGACTTCGACGACTCGCCCACCGGCGCGATCGTGGCCAACAACCTGGACTGGACGGGCCAGCTGTCCGCGATCGAGTTTCTGCGGGACCTCGGCAAGCACTTCTCGGTCAACGTAATGCTGGACCGCGACACCATCCGGCGACGGCTTGAGGGCGACGGGATCTCCTACACCGAGTTCAGTTACATGCTGCTGCAGGCCAACGACTATGTGGAATTGCACCAGCGCCACGGCTGTGCGCTGCAGATCGGCGGCTCGGATCAGTGGGGCAACATCATCGCCGGCGTTCGCCTGGTGCGCCAGAAACTCGGTGCGGCGGTGCATGCGCTCACGGTCCCGCTGGTGACGGCGGCCGACGGGACCAAGTTCGGCAAGTCCACCGGCGGCGGAAACTTGTGGCTGGACCCGCAGCTCACCACCCCATATGCCTGGTACCAGTACTTTGTCAACACCGCCGACGCCGACGTGATCCGTTACCTGCGGTGGTTCACGTTCTTGTCCGCCGACGAGCTGGCCGAGCTGGAACAGGTCACCGCCGAGCGTCCGCAACAACGTGCCGCCCAACGCCGGCTGGCGACCGAACTTACCGTTCTGGTGCACGGCGAGGAGGCCACCGCGGCCGTCGAGCACGCCAGCCGGGCGCTCTTCGGCCAAGGCGAGCTGGACCGCCTCGATGAGGCGACGTTGGCCGCGGCGCTGCGCGAGACCGCGCCGGAAGGGCAGGTCGCCGAGCTCAAACCCGGCGGTCCCGACGGGATCGTCGACCTGCTGGTGGCCAGCGGCCTGTCGGCCAGCAAGGGCGCCGCGCGGCGCACGATCGGCGAGGGTGGCGTTTACGTCAACAACGTTCGGGTCGACAGCGACGAATGGACCCCGCAGGCCGCGGATTTTCTGAACGGCCGGTGGCTGGTTCTGCGTCGCGGCAAGCGCAACATCGCCGGCATAGAAAGGGTCTAG
- a CDS encoding NAD kinase, whose protein sequence is MTAKRTVLLVVHTGREEATETARRVQKVLSDNGVGLRVLSAEAVDRGSLHLSPDDVRAMGVEIQVVDAEPSAAEGCELVLALGGDGTFLRAAELARNAGIPVLGINLGRIGFLAEAEAEAIDTVLEHVVAQDYRVEERLTLDIAVRHRGEVIDQGWALNEASLEKGPRLGVLGVVVEIEGRPVSTFGCDGILVSTPTGSTAYAFSAGGPVLWPDLEAILVVPNNAHALFGRPMVTSPDATIAIEIEASGNDALVFCDGRREMVLPAGGRLEVKRCGTAVKWARLDSAPFTDRLVRKFRLPVTGWRGK, encoded by the coding sequence ATGACGGCCAAACGTACCGTCCTGCTGGTCGTGCACACCGGACGCGAAGAAGCCACCGAGACCGCTCGGCGTGTGCAGAAAGTGTTGAGCGACAACGGCGTCGGGCTTCGCGTGTTGTCCGCCGAGGCGGTCGATCGCGGGTCGCTGCACTTGTCTCCCGACGACGTGCGGGCGATGGGCGTCGAAATACAGGTGGTCGACGCCGAGCCCAGTGCGGCGGAAGGCTGCGAGCTGGTGCTGGCGCTCGGCGGCGACGGCACCTTCCTGCGCGCGGCCGAACTCGCCCGCAATGCCGGCATTCCGGTGCTGGGCATCAACCTGGGCCGCATCGGCTTTCTGGCCGAGGCCGAGGCGGAGGCCATCGACACGGTGCTGGAACATGTGGTCGCGCAGGACTACCGGGTAGAGGAGCGCCTGACCCTCGATATCGCGGTGCGCCACCGCGGGGAGGTCATCGATCAGGGGTGGGCGCTCAACGAGGCCAGCCTGGAAAAGGGCCCGCGGCTGGGCGTGCTTGGAGTGGTCGTCGAAATCGAGGGACGACCGGTGTCGACCTTCGGCTGCGACGGAATATTGGTGTCGACGCCGACCGGCTCGACCGCCTATGCGTTCTCCGCCGGTGGCCCGGTGCTATGGCCGGACCTCGAAGCAATCCTGGTGGTGCCCAACAACGCTCATGCGCTGTTCGGCCGGCCGATGGTCACCAGCCCGGATGCCACCATCGCGATCGAGATCGAGGCGAGTGGCAACGACGCCCTGGTGTTCTGCGACGGCCGCCGCGAGATGGTGCTACCCGCCGGCGGACGGCTCGAGGTGAAACGCTGTGGCACCGCGGTCAAATGGGCACGCCTGGACAGCGCACCGTTCACCGACCGGCTGGTGCGCAAGTTCCGGTTGCCCGTGACCGGTTGGCGCGGAAAGTAA
- a CDS encoding DUF732 domain-containing protein codes for MAYQWTIGVGAQAKAFGFMALTGALVATASTMAAPIRADITGNAFLSALTNAGIAVTQPATALAQGQSVCPMLVQPGGSFDSVVSEMATGSGMTEKNAGIFTIVAIATFCPAMIAPLIPDRFKA; via the coding sequence ATGGCGTACCAGTGGACAATAGGCGTCGGCGCGCAGGCGAAGGCCTTCGGGTTTATGGCGTTGACCGGGGCTTTAGTTGCCACGGCCTCGACGATGGCGGCCCCCATCCGTGCCGACATCACGGGTAACGCGTTCCTGTCGGCGCTGACCAATGCCGGTATCGCCGTCACGCAGCCCGCCACCGCGCTGGCGCAGGGGCAATCGGTCTGCCCGATGCTGGTCCAGCCCGGCGGGTCGTTCGATTCGGTCGTCTCGGAGATGGCAACCGGCAGTGGGATGACCGAGAAAAATGCGGGCATCTTCACGATCGTCGCGATCGCGACCTTCTGTCCTGCGATGATCGCCCCGTTAATCCCGGACCGGTTCAAGGCGTAG
- the steA gene encoding putative cytokinetic ring protein SteA — protein sequence MKMSGLLTRNASRPGLTGTARVDRNIDRLLRRVCPGDIVVLDVLDLDRITAEALVEADIAAVVNASPSVSGRYPNMGPEVLVNNGVTLIDETGPDIFKKIKDGSKIRLYEGGVYAGERRLVRGTERTDHDIADLMREAKSGLAAHLEAFAGNTIEFIKSESPLLIDGIGIPDIDLDLRRRHVVIVADEDSAADDLRSLKPFIKEYQPVLIGVGSGADVLRKAGYRPQLIVGDPEQISTEALKCGAHVVLPADADGHAPGLERIQDLGVGAMTFPAAGSAVDLALLLADHHGAALLVTAGHTANIETFFDRTRTQSNPSTFLTRLRVGEKVVDAKAVATLYRNHISGGAVALLALTMLIAVIVALWVSRTDGVVLHWVTDYWNHFSLWIQHLVT from the coding sequence ATGAAGATGTCAGGGCTGCTTACACGTAATGCCTCCCGGCCGGGTCTGACCGGCACCGCTCGGGTGGACCGGAACATCGACCGCCTGCTGCGCAGGGTCTGCCCCGGTGACATCGTGGTGCTCGACGTCCTTGACCTGGATCGCATCACCGCCGAGGCGCTGGTGGAAGCCGACATCGCCGCCGTCGTCAATGCATCGCCGTCGGTCTCCGGCCGTTACCCGAACATGGGGCCGGAGGTGTTGGTCAACAACGGCGTGACCCTGATCGACGAGACCGGACCGGACATCTTCAAGAAGATCAAGGACGGCTCCAAGATTCGCCTGTATGAAGGCGGGGTGTACGCAGGCGAACGGCGACTGGTCCGCGGCACCGAGCGCACCGACCATGACATTGCCGACCTGATGCGCGAGGCCAAGAGCGGGCTGGCCGCCCACCTGGAGGCGTTCGCCGGCAACACCATTGAGTTCATCAAGAGTGAGAGCCCGCTCTTGATCGACGGAATCGGCATCCCCGACATCGACCTGGACCTGCGCCGCCGGCATGTGGTGATCGTCGCCGACGAGGACAGCGCCGCCGATGATCTGCGCTCGCTGAAACCGTTCATCAAGGAGTATCAGCCGGTGCTGATCGGTGTGGGCAGCGGCGCGGATGTGCTGCGCAAGGCGGGTTATCGCCCGCAGCTCATCGTCGGCGACCCGGAGCAGATCAGCACCGAAGCCCTCAAGTGCGGCGCGCACGTGGTGCTGCCGGCAGACGCCGACGGCCACGCACCGGGCCTGGAGCGGATCCAGGACCTCGGCGTCGGGGCGATGACGTTCCCGGCCGCGGGTTCGGCCGTCGATCTGGCCCTACTGCTGGCCGACCACCACGGCGCGGCGCTGCTGGTGACGGCCGGTCACACCGCCAACATCGAGACCTTCTTCGACCGGACGCGCACCCAGAGCAACCCGTCGACGTTCCTCACCAGGCTGCGGGTCGGCGAGAAGGTGGTCGACGCCAAGGCGGTCGCCACCCTGTACCGCAACCACATCTCGGGCGGCGCCGTCGCGCTGCTGGCGCTGACGATGCTGATCGCCGTCATCGTCGCGCTGTGGGTGTCGCGCACCGACGGCGTGGTGCTGCACTGGGTCACCGACTACTGGAACCACTTCTCGCTCTGGATTCAGCACCTGGTCACGTAG
- the recN gene encoding DNA repair protein RecN: MLTEIRIESLGAISSAVGEFDRGLTVLTGETGTGKTMVVTGLHLLGGARADANRVRSGAERAVVEGRFTTTDLDDAAIAQLDEMLDASGGERDEDGSVIALRSVSRDGPSRAYLGGRSVPAKSLGDFTTELLTLHGQNDQLRLMRPEEQRGALDRFAKAGPALERYRKLRDAWLSAQRDLFDRRNRMRELTLEADRLTFALNEIDAVEPQPGEDDALIADVVRLSELDTLREAAAAARAALSTEDLSGGSAADSLGRARAALESTDDAKLQAFAGQVSEALTVVIDVAQELGGYLDELPVDASALESKLSRQAELRTLTRKYAADVDGVLRWAAESRDRLAALDVSEEGLAALERRADQLAAELSDAAVDLSKCRRKAAKRLAKEVTAELSGLAMADAEFTIEVRTDVAADKDDAAVLTLPSGELARAGSDGVDQVEFGFAAHRGMTVLPLAKSASGGELSRVMLALEVVLAGSRNISKGTTMVFDEVDAGVGGRAAVQIGRRLARLARTHQVIVVTHLPQVAAYADVHLVVHPAGPRGTSVVRRVVNDERVAELARMLAGLGESDSGRAHARELLDGAQNDAI; encoded by the coding sequence ATGCTGACCGAAATCCGCATCGAGTCGTTGGGTGCGATCAGCTCTGCCGTCGGGGAGTTCGACCGCGGCCTGACCGTGCTGACCGGCGAGACCGGCACCGGCAAGACCATGGTGGTGACGGGCCTGCACCTGCTCGGCGGTGCCCGCGCCGACGCGAATCGGGTGCGCTCGGGAGCCGAACGCGCGGTTGTCGAAGGTCGTTTCACCACAACCGATCTCGACGACGCGGCAATCGCGCAGCTGGATGAGATGCTGGACGCGTCGGGCGGGGAGCGTGACGAGGACGGTAGCGTGATCGCGCTGCGCTCGGTCAGCCGTGACGGACCGTCGCGTGCCTACCTCGGGGGCCGCAGCGTCCCCGCAAAGTCGTTGGGCGACTTCACGACCGAGTTGCTCACCTTGCACGGGCAGAACGACCAGCTGCGGCTGATGCGACCCGAGGAACAACGCGGCGCGCTGGACCGGTTCGCGAAGGCCGGCCCCGCGCTCGAGCGCTACCGCAAACTGCGCGACGCCTGGTTGTCGGCGCAGCGCGACCTGTTCGACCGCCGCAACCGCATGCGCGAACTCACCCTGGAGGCCGACCGGCTGACCTTCGCGCTCAACGAGATCGATGCCGTGGAGCCGCAACCCGGTGAGGATGATGCCCTGATCGCCGACGTGGTGCGGCTCTCCGAACTGGACACGCTGCGCGAAGCCGCGGCCGCCGCCCGTGCCGCGCTGTCGACCGAGGACCTTTCGGGCGGCAGCGCCGCCGACAGCCTGGGGCGGGCGAGGGCCGCACTGGAATCCACCGATGACGCCAAGCTGCAGGCGTTTGCCGGCCAGGTCAGCGAAGCGCTGACCGTCGTCATCGACGTGGCCCAAGAGCTCGGCGGCTACTTGGACGAGTTGCCGGTCGATGCCAGCGCGCTGGAGTCCAAGTTGTCCCGGCAAGCCGAGCTGCGCACGCTGACCCGCAAGTACGCCGCGGATGTCGACGGGGTGCTGCGGTGGGCGGCCGAATCGCGCGACCGGTTGGCCGCACTCGACGTCTCCGAGGAGGGGCTGGCGGCGCTGGAACGCCGCGCCGACCAGCTTGCCGCTGAATTATCGGACGCCGCAGTCGATCTCAGCAAGTGTCGCCGCAAGGCGGCCAAGCGGCTGGCCAAAGAGGTGACCGCGGAGCTGTCCGGGCTGGCGATGGCCGATGCCGAATTCACCATCGAGGTGCGCACCGACGTCGCGGCCGACAAGGATGATGCGGCCGTACTCACGCTGCCCTCCGGCGAGCTGGCGCGGGCCGGCAGCGATGGCGTCGACCAGGTTGAGTTCGGCTTCGCCGCGCACCGCGGCATGACGGTGCTGCCGCTGGCCAAGAGCGCATCCGGTGGCGAGCTGTCCCGGGTGATGCTCGCCCTGGAAGTGGTGCTAGCCGGGTCGCGCAATATTTCAAAGGGCACCACGATGGTGTTCGACGAGGTCGACGCGGGTGTCGGCGGCCGGGCCGCCGTCCAGATCGGCCGGCGACTCGCGCGGTTGGCGCGCACCCACCAGGTCATCGTGGTCACTCACTTGCCGCAGGTCGCGGCGTACGCCGACGTGCACCTGGTGGTGCATCCGGCCGGGCCGCGGGGGACCAGTGTGGTGCGCCGGGTCGTGAACGACGAGCGGGTCGCCGAGCTGGCGCGGATGCTGGCCGGGTTGGGCGAATCCGACAGCGGCCGGGCCCACGCCCGGGAACTGCTCGACGGCGCCCAGAATGATGCGATCTAG
- a CDS encoding HAD-IIA family hydrolase translates to MKSIAQEYDCLLIDLDGTVFRGHRATDGAVQTLDEVRSRKLFVTNNASRSADEVAAHLRDLGFTASSDDVVTSAQSAAHLLSGELPPDAAVLIVGTDSLANEIAAVGLRPVRSYDDNPVAVVQGLSMTIGWPDLAEAALAIRAGALWVAANVDPTLPTERGLLPGNGSLVAALRAATGAEPRVAGKPAPTLLNDAVARGDYRAPLVIGDRLDTDIEGANAAKLPSLMVLTGVSSARDAVYAIPAQRPTYIGHDLRALQQDSGPLAVGPQPGWAVDVGDGAVTVSGEGAPQDDGDGLSIVRAVASAVWGAECSDFQGQPARIRAADDRARDALERWSLVHRD, encoded by the coding sequence GTGAAAAGCATTGCGCAGGAATATGATTGCCTGCTCATCGATCTGGACGGGACGGTGTTCCGCGGCCACCGTGCCACCGACGGCGCGGTGCAAACGCTCGACGAGGTGCGCAGCCGCAAGCTGTTCGTCACCAACAATGCCTCGCGCAGTGCCGACGAAGTAGCGGCGCACCTGCGCGACCTGGGCTTCACCGCCAGCAGCGACGACGTCGTCACCAGCGCCCAAAGCGCGGCCCACCTGCTTTCCGGTGAGCTGCCACCGGATGCGGCTGTGCTGATCGTCGGCACCGACTCACTGGCCAACGAAATCGCCGCCGTCGGACTGCGTCCCGTCCGCAGCTATGACGACAACCCCGTCGCCGTCGTCCAAGGTCTCTCGATGACGATCGGCTGGCCCGATCTCGCCGAGGCCGCACTGGCCATCCGGGCCGGTGCGTTATGGGTGGCGGCCAACGTCGACCCCACGCTGCCCACCGAGCGGGGCCTGCTGCCCGGCAACGGATCTCTGGTGGCGGCGCTGCGGGCGGCGACCGGCGCCGAGCCCAGGGTCGCCGGAAAGCCCGCCCCGACACTGCTCAACGATGCGGTCGCGCGCGGCGACTACCGCGCGCCGTTGGTGATCGGCGACCGGCTCGACACCGATATCGAGGGGGCCAATGCCGCCAAGTTGCCCAGCTTGATGGTGCTGACCGGGGTGAGCAGCGCGCGAGACGCGGTATATGCCATCCCGGCGCAGCGGCCCACCTACATCGGCCACGACCTGCGCGCGCTGCAACAGGACAGCGGCCCGCTTGCGGTCGGGCCGCAGCCCGGCTGGGCGGTCGACGTCGGCGATGGTGCCGTTACGGTCAGCGGTGAGGGTGCGCCGCAAGACGACGGGGACGGGCTCTCGATCGTGCGTGCTGTCGCCAGCGCGGTGTGGGGCGCCGAGTGCTCCGATTTCCAGGGGCAGCCGGCACGCATCCGGGCCGCCGACGACCGGGCCCGCGACGCGCTCGAGCGCTGGTCTCTCGTGCATCGGGACTAG
- a CDS encoding DNA-3-methyladenine glycosylase translates to MGADQLVVDPVAAAHRLLGATLTGRDVSGIVVEVEAYGGVPDGPWPDAAAHSYRGRSGRNGVMFGPPGRLYTYLSHGIHTCANVSCGPDGTAAAVLLRAAVIEDGIDIAQARRGPAVRTVALARGPGNLCSALGITMSDNGIDLFDADSPVTLTLNAADGGIAGPRVGVSQAADRPWRLWLAGRPEVSAYRRSPRAPAPGASD, encoded by the coding sequence GTGGGTGCGGACCAGCTGGTAGTCGACCCGGTCGCGGCCGCGCACCGGTTGCTCGGTGCCACCCTCACCGGCCGCGATGTGAGCGGAATCGTCGTCGAGGTCGAGGCCTACGGAGGGGTTCCCGACGGGCCCTGGCCGGACGCGGCGGCGCACTCCTACCGAGGGCGCAGCGGTCGCAACGGGGTGATGTTCGGGCCCCCGGGACGGCTGTACACCTACCTCAGCCACGGGATTCACACCTGCGCCAATGTCTCGTGCGGACCCGACGGCACGGCGGCCGCCGTGCTGCTGCGCGCCGCCGTCATCGAGGACGGCATCGACATTGCCCAGGCGCGGCGCGGTCCGGCCGTCCGCACCGTCGCGCTCGCGCGTGGTCCGGGAAACCTGTGCTCAGCGTTGGGAATTACGATGTCGGACAACGGGATTGACCTGTTCGACGCGGATAGTCCGGTGACGCTGACGCTGAATGCGGCCGACGGCGGCATAGCGGGTCCACGGGTTGGGGTCAGCCAGGCCGCCGACCGGCCGTGGCGACTGTGGCTTGCCGGCCGACCGGAGGTCTCGGCGTATCGGCGAAGTCCGCGGGCACCTGCCCCCGGTGCCAGCGACTAG
- a CDS encoding TlyA family RNA methyltransferase, with protein sequence MARHARVDAELVRRGLARSRQQAVELIGAGKVSIDGMPAVKPGTAVAVTAALTVADDGERRWVSRGAHKLLGALGAFEIPVAGRRCLDAGASTGGFTEVLLDRGAAEVVAADVGYGQLAWSLRSDPRVRVVERTNVRDLSPEAIGGRVDLVVADLSFISLSTVLPALAGCAWPGADIVPMVKPQFEVGKGQVGAGGVVQDPGLRADSVLSVARRAAGLGWHTVDVTASPLPGPSGNVEYFLWLRADTDRGLTAGGLVDAVHRAVGEGPQ encoded by the coding sequence ATGGCACGACATGCCCGCGTCGACGCCGAGCTGGTGCGGCGCGGCCTCGCGCGATCCCGCCAGCAGGCCGTCGAGTTGATCGGCGCCGGGAAGGTCAGCATCGACGGCATGCCCGCGGTCAAACCCGGCACCGCCGTGGCCGTCACCGCGGCCCTAACCGTCGCCGACGACGGGGAACGCCGGTGGGTGTCGCGTGGGGCACACAAGCTGCTCGGTGCGCTCGGCGCCTTCGAGATCCCGGTCGCGGGACGCCGCTGCCTGGACGCCGGCGCGTCGACGGGCGGCTTCACCGAAGTCCTGCTGGATCGCGGGGCCGCCGAAGTAGTGGCCGCCGACGTGGGGTACGGTCAGCTGGCTTGGTCGCTGCGCTCCGACCCACGGGTGCGCGTCGTCGAGCGGACCAACGTCCGCGACCTGTCGCCCGAGGCGATCGGCGGCCGGGTCGACCTGGTGGTGGCTGACCTGTCGTTTATCTCCCTGTCGACCGTGTTGCCCGCGCTGGCTGGTTGCGCGTGGCCCGGCGCGGATATCGTTCCCATGGTGAAGCCGCAGTTTGAGGTGGGGAAGGGCCAAGTCGGTGCGGGCGGGGTCGTCCAGGACCCGGGATTGCGTGCCGACTCGGTGCTGTCCGTCGCGAGACGTGCCGCAGGGCTGGGCTGGCACACCGTCGACGTCACCGCCAGTCCACTGCCGGGACCGTCGGGCAACGTCGAGTACTTCCTGTGGCTGCGCGCCGATACCGACCGGGGGTTGACGGCCGGCGGGCTGGTAGATGCGGTGCACCGCGCGGTGGGTGAGGGTCCGCAATGA
- a CDS encoding ammonium transporter: MHAIDPAATAWLLASTALVLLMTPGLAIFYGGMVRTTGVLNMIMMSFISIPLVTVAWLLVGYTIAFSEGGTGGFVGGLGHLGMLGITPDTTHGTVPELLYATFQLTFAIITAALVSGAIADRAKFAAWMAFVPVWAIVVYSVVAHWVWGPGGWLAKMGVLDYAGGLVVEIVSGSSALALALVLGPRIGFKKEAMRPHNLPLVLLGVGLLWFGWFGFNAGSALAANGTAAAIFLNTLVAGCLGMLGWLAVEQIRDGRPTTFGAASGVVAGLVAITPSCGTVNTLGATVVGLAAGVVCSFAIAAKFRFNYDDSLDVVGVHFVGGVVGVSLIGLLATAVMTSGPQGLFYGGGFGQLGKQTLAIVVVAVYAFTVSFFLAKAIDRVMGFRVSAEDETTGVDFTQHAETAYAEGVQGHLPRPGSPS; this comes from the coding sequence ATGCATGCGATCGACCCCGCCGCCACGGCGTGGCTGCTGGCCAGCACCGCACTGGTCCTACTGATGACCCCCGGCCTGGCGATCTTCTACGGCGGCATGGTCCGCACGACCGGGGTGCTCAACATGATCATGATGAGCTTCATCTCGATCCCGCTCGTGACGGTGGCGTGGCTGTTGGTCGGTTACACGATCGCCTTCTCCGAAGGCGGCACCGGCGGGTTCGTCGGTGGCCTCGGCCATCTCGGGATGCTCGGCATCACCCCCGACACCACCCACGGCACTGTTCCCGAATTGCTCTATGCCACCTTCCAGTTGACGTTCGCGATCATCACCGCGGCCCTGGTCAGCGGCGCTATCGCCGACCGCGCCAAGTTCGCCGCCTGGATGGCGTTCGTCCCGGTCTGGGCGATCGTGGTGTATTCGGTTGTCGCGCACTGGGTGTGGGGCCCCGGCGGCTGGCTGGCAAAGATGGGCGTACTCGACTATGCGGGCGGTTTGGTCGTCGAGATCGTCTCGGGCTCTTCGGCGCTGGCGCTGGCGCTGGTGCTGGGACCCCGGATCGGCTTCAAGAAAGAAGCGATGCGCCCGCACAACCTGCCGTTGGTCTTGCTGGGTGTCGGGCTGCTGTGGTTCGGCTGGTTCGGGTTCAACGCCGGTTCGGCCCTGGCCGCCAATGGAACCGCCGCGGCCATCTTCCTCAACACGCTCGTTGCGGGCTGCCTCGGCATGCTCGGCTGGCTGGCCGTCGAGCAGATCCGCGACGGCAGGCCCACGACGTTCGGTGCGGCGTCCGGCGTGGTCGCCGGCCTGGTGGCGATCACGCCGTCCTGCGGCACCGTCAACACCCTGGGCGCGACGGTCGTGGGCCTCGCGGCCGGTGTGGTGTGCTCGTTCGCGATCGCCGCGAAATTCCGCTTCAACTATGACGATTCGCTCGACGTGGTCGGTGTGCACTTCGTGGGCGGCGTGGTAGGCGTGTCCCTGATCGGCCTGCTGGCCACCGCGGTCATGACGTCGGGTCCGCAGGGCCTCTTCTATGGCGGCGGCTTCGGCCAGCTGGGCAAGCAGACGCTCGCGATCGTCGTCGTCGCGGTCTACGCGTTCACCGTGTCGTTCTTTTTGGCGAAGGCGATCGATCGGGTGATGGGTTTCCGCGTCAGCGCCGAGGATGAGACCACCGGTGTCGACTTCACCCAGCACGCCGAAACCGCCTACGCCGAGGGTGTGCAGGGACATCTGCCGCGTCCGGGCTCCCCGAGCTGA